The Musa acuminata AAA Group cultivar baxijiao chromosome BXJ2-2, Cavendish_Baxijiao_AAA, whole genome shotgun sequence genome contains the following window.
ACAACCAAACCTTTTAGTTTGGCAAAAGGTTACAGCAAGCTTGTGCAAAATGTTAAAGGAAAATATAAATGCCAAAAAGTAAACTAGACGCTGGAGAAGGCTTTTGCAAACTAGCTTCATACTAACCAAAAATATAAGTCAAGAAATCTATTAGCTTTGGTTTTGCACCTACTCTTACCAATTAGAAACTTGACATGAAAGAATGGAgaagtttttaaaaaaatacaCTAGCCTGGAAAAGCATTTGTACTGTCTTAGCTTTACTGCTAACAATCTGGATATAAAAACACACCTAATAAGATACCATTTTAATCAAGGAGCAAAGTTAGATCAATAACCTTCCTGTTgcattttcttatatttttctcCAAGTTCTATGAGAAACTCCTAAATATTGGTAAAATATTACAGCTTATTACTAGCAAATATTAAGTCTAAGCACTTCCTTGAAGAAATAGAATTATAACAACTATAGCAACCTAAGctgtcatttttttttaataagacaATCAAATTATttagttcattgctctttcagAATTTAGCATGACTTGTACAATTTCAATACataataaaaactattatataaaaaattgatGTCTcatggattttttttaattttgatgccACATTCAACAACAATCCAAAATTGGTAATATTTAGGATTTTCAAGATGcatatacaaaaataataataattgttaaCCATAAAGCATGATACACTTCAGGTATTATCAAGACTGAAAAGAACTAAAGAACTGAAAACtcagaaaaatataaatataaacaagaattaaaaattaTGTACTGACCTCATCAAGGTCTTCAAAGGTATCTTTGTCTATTGTTAGAGTCCTTCCAAGACGAAGCAAGCTTGTGATATCTTTGTGATCTTTCCCACCCTCCACTATCTCTTTATGAGCATAAACTCCATCAAAAACTTTTAATGTCAATGTTAAAAATGATGGTCCTTTAGAACTTGGCCGGATAATGCTTTCACCAGGTTCCTTATCAGAGAGGTACTGTACACAATAAATAAGTTTAAAGACCTAATTTCAATGCATTCAAGCATTAAGCAAAGTAGAGATGTTATTAAATTATTAGATGCAATTTACAAATTATACACACCTCCATTGCTTCATCAGCTGTCAAATTCTGAAAACGGGGATGAACAATCATCCTTGGCCTGAAATGTTTCTTTGCACGTTCCTTGTCCTTCCGAGCCTTCTCCAACTCACTCCGCAAACTGGCCTCATCCTCATGGTAATAAGGATCACGATTATGAATATTGTATGGTCTTTTCCTTAAATCACTAGCCTTGGATGTCAAGTAAACCACAAGTCTATTCTTATTGACATGCTTAATCTTGCAGGTAAGAATATCACCCTCATGTACCTTCTCATGATCATATCCTTCATCCGAGAAATCATCAGGGAATATCATCCCTTTCAAACCAGAATCAAATGCACAAATGATACGAGACTCTTGTACATGGCGCACTGTAACCTGAACAATTCTCCCTTCCGAAATGGTATCATCTGTTTCACCAGAGAGCATAGCAAATTCCTCCTCTGCAGCTGGTTCTTTAAAAGGTGTCCGCCAATCCTGAAATCCATGCAGAAGCTCCATCTTTATATCATACAAAGTCTCCCTTTTGTTGGTCCCATACCGATTAAAAATGCTCTTGGCATACTCATTGATGTCAAGCACTTTAAGCATATGAGGCCTTTCCCTAACATGTTCAATTGCCATCTCTTGTACATCATCATCCATATCGTTTGTTTCATTTGGAACATCCTCAGCATAGACATCCTTCGCCAGATTCTTTGCCAGATCATAGGATTCTGGATGAATTCTTGTGTCGTCCAAAAGATCCATAATATGACTACTAGCAGCTGCTGCCCCGCTCCGGCGAACACGCAAAAAACCAACAGCGTTAATGAAAACTTTCTTTCTAAGAATCTTACCCATGGGTATCTCTTTCCGATTAAAAATGGATCCAGCCCTAACAAATGCTCTTTGCAAAGCAGATGCTTTCCGTGGCCCAAGACCAGAAATAAACTGTAAAGGAGCAAAAAGCCATTCATGACTTGCAGCTAGATTTATATCCACACCAACTTGATTGGTTGCATCAACCATAACCTGCTCAACAACCTCATACTTTTCATCTGGAGTAAGAAAATGCTCCAAGGGACAAAGTTTCCAAGATAGTATCTCTTTCCCTGGTCCACAAAGTGTAGCAACCATAGCTAAAGGGTTTTGCAGATATCGGCCAAGGGCCACAGCACGTTTCACAATACCTTTAAAAAAACCACACCAAAAATGGTTTAGCATGAAAATGAGTAACGTATCCTAAAGAAAATACTCTTACCTGGTTGACCAGGGAGTTGATCCGCCGAAACCCTTGAATTCTCATAAAGGCGAGGCAAAGATTCATCACCGAAGACAATACTGATGTATTCTAAATCTTGGCTGACATCTTTTGGATGATCTTCCACAATCTTGAAAATAACCTGCAAAACATAACATGTGGGCAGTTTTAAGCCTTAGTAAATTCTCAGAACAATTAATAGCCATCAAACAGAAGTTGATATATATGTCTTTAAATGTATATGCATGAACCAATAATTTAACTCTAGGTCCATAATCTACTGGACTGGTAGCGTACCAGTATATCCAAAGGTTTATTGCCCACTATCAcccaaaaagaataataaaaaataatactcaACCTTTACTAGACCAAATGGTCCAATACTGGTCCTTAGTCAAACCAGTATGATTTACTGATCATAACTGTTTTCGGAAAGTAGTATATGCAGCATTCACAATTAAAATAACAAATTAATTCCAAAAGGCAACCATTTGCCATTATCCATTCACACTACACCCACAATGGACATGTTTTTTCAGACATTAGATGGTACTTTATGAAGGCTACTACATATCAACCAAATGACATGCCTATAGAAAGTTATGATATGTGTCATACACAGTGAAGATGAAGTACATTAAATGTCAATCCATAACAAAGGTAGATCAGACGTCACAGTCCATACAAGAAAGTGACTTTGAGCATGCCTCCCTGGAATTGGAGGACATGAAATACTTAAGCATTAATTATTAGCTGTGTAAGATGCTCTATAAACCTACGAACCAATGTAAGAGATGAACCTGAAACTAATCTAAGCACTAAATACAGTTAATTGCAGTGGTGAAAGATCAAAATACGTAACAAGATATTCAAATTGCAGTGTTTCACATTCAGCCTCGTCAGATAAATTGCCAATAAAAATGAAAAAGTATGTCATAAcatttttttttaaccttataTATCATTACAACATAGACCAATCTTCCTATCCTTAAATGGTGGTTGAAAACACCACCAGTTGAAGATTAGTTTGGTGGTAGTGGGCAAGGTAGACCTGCCTTGCTAGATTCATAAGTTGGTGAAGCAACACACGCACAAGAAGACATCCAACCTTAGGTCACAAACATAGGAGCTCTCCTATAGTCCTATGTAATCAACTAATGAGAAGTATACACTGTTGGAACTGACTCCAAGATGCCCGAAGTTGATAGAAATAGGCCATTGGAATTAGCAAAAATTCCTTGGGGATATGTGAGGCCTCATCATGATTTCCATTGATTGGTGGAGATGGTGGCATCAGTGCCAAGATCCAGGTTCTcatgaagagaagagaagaggtatGAAATTGAAAGATGAGGTAGGGAAACACAATGATCAGGGCCAAGACATATCACCTGGACTGGTACTAACCACCGGTGAACCGAGTTGCAGACTGCCTCGAACCAAATGGTCCATGAAGGACAGGCCTATCCCATGCTTTCCCCCTTCAAAAGTCTTTTTGAGTTGTTATACAGCTCAAAAGACACTCTTTTAAGCTCCTGTCCCCTTATAAAGGTTATAATAACACACAAATGGCTTGTGCATCTGGTTACCTCGACAACGGAGAGGGTCAGTGTTGTAGTCGGCTAATCCATTGGTTGCAATCGATGAGAGACAAGTTTCAATCTAGTGATGAGACATCTTCTCCCTCGCACTATACTCTTCATGATGTCTGCTAAGATAGAAATGGACGTGAACAGTACTGCTTTGACTGATGATGGTGGTTAGGGCGACCAATCTTACATTCCCACTACTCAAGAGAAATCTTCAAGTCATCAGTTAGCCAGGATGTAGACCACGGAGCACAAGGATCCACATGACTTGTATATGGCTGTAAAGGAAAGGGAACATCTGTCACAGTTGATTCAAGGATATGAGACGGAACCTATATGATACTCAAACAACAATTCCTCATATTGTCAGCATTCCTATTGTCTTGGATCTGATGGCTTACTGATGAATGACAATAGTTAGCCATTTTTATATTTACTAACAAATAACAATATAGTGACGAGAGTCTCGATCACACTACATGCTGTGCAATTATATTTACTACATTCCTACTTGCCCATGGAACCACCTAACACGAGTGGTTGACAATGATGAAACCATGACTGCTACGACATTGATGCATCATTGGCACAATGTATACTAGTATTAGATGTTATGAGAGTAGTATCATACTTGGGTCATATAGACATACCATATTTATCTTTACTATCATTACATCTAGGACCCTAACTCCTCGTAGTGATATCATGACAATCATTTTGGTGGTAGGAACAAGTATATGATCTTATTATACAATCATTTATTATGCATCACTAATTCAGTAACTCTTAACTTATTTATATATTACAATTTACTTTTTAGATTTCATCACTACTTTTCTGTTTCATGTTGCAATGTAATATAAGTTGTCTTGTAGAGTTGAACTAGTTAAATTATATGAATATTGACTTTATTAGGTAGGAAACACACATAAAATATGGTTTTAAGGGTTTTGGACAGCCAAAACCCTCACAAAGAGGTATCAAACCCATGCTGACATACTGTGCGTCAGCACGGTCGGCATGTACCAGATGCATATCTCAATCATCAATGTGTTGGCATGTACCAGACCCATACTGATTCAATCGAGGACCAACATGGGCCCAAGGTGGATGGGTCATTGTCACAGCTAGTTGTACACTGGGCATGGAAGGagtcaaagaaagaaaagagCAAAAGAGGAGTGGATGCTTCCTACCCCATAGCAATGCATCTGTTGCAGCTCCGTGTTGTTTTCTTAAGATAGACAGTTAAATCTATAATTAGACCAAAAAGACACAAGGCAAACTAGCAACTAATAAATAAAAGGGTATATGAGTCATTAAATTCCAAAGGCTCGCAGGTAAAGGCTAACCATAAAAAGAATTACTCTATGAGGCTCATTTACCATTATTATCAGTGATGGCAAGTTCCCTTAATGGATTTTCCAGACCTTGTAGTGATAAAAATGCAGAAATGTAAAAGGGATCACTAATATATATTAGAAAAGGCGGTTACATGTTCCCCAAAAGAAACCCATCTTTTGTATTACAATACATATTTGGTGGTCATAACTATGGCTTGTCAAAAAATTTTAGAACTAAACAATCATACATCATAATGAAGGGGCTAAATTGCACAAACTAGCTTTCAAAATAatggaaaaaaatttaaatatttaaatgtaaAGGAAGGACCAAACTAATGAGGCTACAAAACAGTTTATTTCTAAATCAATTTTCATGATTTTAGTTTCATAAACGAAAACCAAAAATCATAAGTGACACAAGATCACTTAAATACCCAATTCCCCAAACTTCCTCACCTAGAGTTGAAGTGTATGTTCTCAAATTCAGTTTAGTTTTCCAGATAACCCACCTAAGAAGAGGGACTCACACCTCCATCTGCCCCAAATacaagagaaaagaagaagaaaatggttTTCCAACACCCCAAACAAAAAAAGATTCCTTTCCCTTGAGATCATTTTTTGCAACTATATTAATCTACAGATAATCCATAAACCTACAGTTAACTAAAGGCTTGTTAACCAGGTAATTTTATTCAGGCCAACAATTATGCTTCTTAACTCCCAAAAAAGACCCATCTTTCCTCCAATAATTTCTTCTCAATGAATACCTATACAAAACCACATGATAACTATATGGCTTTTGGCAACTAATTACTGACAAAAGAGTTGGGTAATAGCCTGAATTAGTTCTAATATGCCTACCAAAGGCAAATTTTTTATGTCAGGTCAGCAATCATGAATGACCTTTGCAAAGGTTTTCCCTCAGCACtaaaatctttaccaactaaGGTAGCCCCTTTACCAACTAAGGTAGCCCCTTTAAGATATTTATCCCTTAACCTTTGATAAATGTATCaagtataaaataatttttagatgTAAAAATTTATGGGATGAAGTCTCAAACTCAACATTTGCTAGGTGGATTTGGTTCATCACAACCAGATCAGTGTTTTAGgagtaagagaaaaaaaaacctaTGATTAATATTTAAACTAGTCAAATAAGATTGACCATAACACTGAAATAACAAGTAATGATACTCTTATCAGTAACTTAACAAGCTCATCAAAAAAAGAGCAGATGTTGAGCAATCAATGGTGGAAAGGAGCAAGTTATCGGTTCAATAGTTTACCAATACATGACCAACAGTACACAGGTGGGTTGGTACCACCTGGCACAGAGTTAATACAGGCTATGCATCGAACAATTTCTTCTTTTCAGTTTTAAGTTTTTTTCTGGACTTCTTTTGAAGCTTTGAATGTACCGGTGTCCCAAGTCAAGTGTCACTACACTGGTACGAAACCAGTCCTAGCTCTGACCAGTACAGTACCAGTATATGAAATTGCTAACCTTGGAAAGGAGTATTAGCAATTGCACCTTAGAGCCACACATTAACTAGCTATAGTGTTGCACACACAAAAAACAACCAAAATAACCAACTATATTGTAGAAATTGCAATTAATCCAAGGAAAAAGCCAGATGTAAGATTGAACATGAAAGTAAAAAAGACAACACCAGACGTACTTCATAAATGTCATCCTTTAGTTGTCTGCAGGCCATATTTGCTGCTCCTACACAGACAGCATGAGGTTGGTGATCAGTCATGAACTTCAAGACTCGctgatgatcatttttttttctctgttgTTCAGCAACAGCCTGGGATCGAACACTAATTGAACCAGCATATAGCACATCCACCATTTCTCCTGCTGAATCCAACATAACAATCGTCGTTGCAGGCTTTCCAGGTCCCCAACAGCAAGCCATTACTCTTGACTCAGACTCATCCTCCGAATCAATATCCGCATCCTTCCGCTTGAAAGGGGCAATAGAGACCTTAGTCCACAATTGTTTTCCATATTCCATAAGAAGCCAATTCTTGGCTCGAGCTGTCATTAGCGATCGAGCTTCCTTTTCCATTGATGGAAGAATAAAAGTCAGAAATGAGTCTTCCAATATCATCTTTCGTTGTTCATTCCAAAGCTGCGCAGATCTACTGACACGTTCACTCAGATAATACTCGGAAGCATCACTTAACAATTTCTTTTGGATCTCTTCTGGTAATTTAATTGTGACCTGAAGCAGTTTCTCTTCTTCACCTCTCTGAATGAGAAGCCACTGTGCATCCACAAACTCACATAATGGTTTATTGCAAAGCCACTTTACACTTGCAAGCTGATGATAAGGATCAATTGCCATATTTCCCTCAGGAGTAGGACTTGTTGACACAACAGCCTTCTCCATGAATATACTGCGTACATGTTTCCGAACATTAGGTTCGCAACCAATTTCCACAGCTGCCTGCAACAGAACAAAGACAAAGTTGtggcaaaatccacaaaacttaagATTAGGAATATTACAACTTAACAACATCTTTTCAGGAGGGAAAAATGAACAGAACATACATACCATGTGCCTAGCACCTTTAAGAACATCTTGTGGTGTTTCAAACAAAGCACATGTAAAATTTGCTGCTATTTCTTCAGGAGTTTCTTTTCCATCTTCAAGCTCGTCCAATATCTGGTAAAGAAAAGAACACGCAAAACATAATTTAATACAATAACACTAAAAACTCACCAGAAACAACAGGCTAGAAGCTAAAGTAAGTAAACAAATATACCCCAAACAACATGCAAAAGATATATCATCTCACCAAATGTATGACCATACTCCCAATAATGAACATATCATCTTTGATTCCtttaaaaacaaataaaataatcagAAAATTCAAGAAAAGAGTAGATGTCACCTTATCTAATGAGAGGAGCAATCCAAATTGCTCAGAACTGGCACCAAACTTGTTAGCAACCTCCCACAGACCAGCTTTGTGGCAAATACTGTACAATGATTTCCGCTTTGGTCTCTTGAATTGACCATCCTCTATATCAACTTCACCAGGAGGAAAATGCAGATTGAACTTGGCATCAATATCATCGACCTCTCTTTCAGATTTTGCATCCCTTAGGGCCTCAATGACTGATTTGAAAAGTTGTTGATTTAATGCAAGTCTGGTTTCATTATCAAT
Protein-coding sequences here:
- the LOC135582226 gene encoding transcription elongation factor SPT6 homolog isoform X2 codes for the protein MGGRAVVSDEEDEIEEDAEERAMEQDADDVGDRGNDDEEEDEEEEGQDEYEQDGFIVDDVEEEEEEEKQNSDEERHRRKKKKRRDSEKNYVLDEDDYELLQDNNITGFHRPQPGSKFKRLKKAGRDNEMDEQSGFSDDEELDRNSHGGRTAEEKLKRSLFGDDEVVPLEDIAEEEEQQEEEEEDADIMGEEDEMADFIVDEEDVDETGAVVRKKKLKKKKSRQAPGVSSSALQEAHEIFGDVDELLMLRKQGLAAVSGDGTWSEKRLEDEFEPFILSEKYMTTKDEIIRETDVPERIQLSEDITGPPPTDDKSIEEESTWINSQLNSGGISPLVGYDQVVKEINKEEIGNVLTMMHVQKLDIPFISMYRKELCLSLLKDPDAETPDNEETPKMKWHKVLWAVQTLDRKWLLLQKRKSALHSYYNKRFQEEARRIDNETRLALNQQLFKSVIEALRDAKSEREVDDIDAKFNLHFPPGEVDIEDGQFKRPKRKSLYSICHKAGLWEVANKFGASSEQFGLLLSLDKILDELEDGKETPEEIAANFTCALFETPQDVLKGARHMAAVEIGCEPNVRKHVRSIFMEKAVVSTSPTPEGNMAIDPYHQLASVKWLCNKPLCEFVDAQWLLIQRGEEEKLLQVTIKLPEEIQKKLLSDASEYYLSERVSRSAQLWNEQRKMILEDSFLTFILPSMEKEARSLMTARAKNWLLMEYGKQLWTKVSIAPFKRKDADIDSEDESESRVMACCWGPGKPATTIVMLDSAGEMVDVLYAGSISVRSQAVAEQQRKKNDHQRVLKFMTDHQPHAVCVGAANMACRQLKDDIYEVIFKIVEDHPKDVSQDLEYISIVFGDESLPRLYENSRVSADQLPGQPGIVKRAVALGRYLQNPLAMVATLCGPGKEILSWKLCPLEHFLTPDEKYEVVEQVMVDATNQVGVDINLAASHEWLFAPLQFISGLGPRKASALQRAFVRAGSIFNRKEIPMGKILRKKVFINAVGFLRVRRSGAAAASSHIMDLLDDTRIHPESYDLAKNLAKDVYAEDVPNETNDMDDDVQEMAIEHVRERPHMLKVLDINEYAKSIFNRYGTNKRETLYDIKMELLHGFQDWRTPFKEPAAEEEFAMLSGETDDTISEGRIVQVTVRHVQESRIICAFDSGLKGMIFPDDFSDEGYDHEKVHEGDILTCKIKHVNKNRLVVYLTSKASDLRKRPYNIHNRDPYYHEDEASLRSELEKARKDKERAKKHFRPRMIVHPRFQNLTADEAMEYLSDKEPGESIIRPSSKGPSFLTLTLKVFDGVYAHKEIVEGGKDHKDITSLLRLGRTLTIDKDTFEDLDEVMDRYVDPLVTQLKHMLSYRKFRKGTKAELDDLLRAEKAANLMRIVYCFGISHEHPGTFILSYIRSTNPHHEYIGLYPKGFRFRKKDFDDVDRLVAYFQKNIDKPPPDAGPSIRTLAAMVPMKSPAWVSSSGGYVGSASAGSNDGWRGDRERPSTPGSRTGDRFDSRSTGSRDVHPSGLPRPGRGRGRGRGRENNFGSEDCDSDYGSAKWGSNENDGLSTFPGAKVQNSPGRDPWGWGSAGSGGGQGGISTGGGNGGGDWGSGYATDRGGDKWGGGGIKGAWSEGGSGGSSWGTGGNIGGGNGRSPAPGWGGNSSGGGDGGGGGWGGGTSFGGRPGGVLSEELANPNKSGGGLAAGFGASSTGWSDSRRSIPSQPDTGNGWSGGW
- the LOC135582226 gene encoding transcription elongation factor SPT6 homolog isoform X1; amino-acid sequence: MGGRAVVSDEEDEIEEDAEERAMEQDADDVGDRGNDDEEEDEEAEEGQDEYEQDGFIVDDVEEEEEEEKQNSDEERHRRKKKKRRDSEKNYVLDEDDYELLQDNNITGFHRPQPGSKFKRLKKAGRDNEMDEQSGFSDDEELDRNSHGGRTAEEKLKRSLFGDDEVVPLEDIAEEEEQQEEEEEDADIMGEEDEMADFIVDEEDVDETGAVVRKKKLKKKKSRQAPGVSSSALQEAHEIFGDVDELLMLRKQGLAAVSGDGTWSEKRLEDEFEPFILSEKYMTTKDEIIRETDVPERIQLSEDITGPPPTDDKSIEEESTWINSQLNSGGISPLVGYDQVVKEINKEEIGNVLTMMHVQKLDIPFISMYRKELCLSLLKDPDAETPDNEETPKMKWHKVLWAVQTLDRKWLLLQKRKSALHSYYNKRFQEEARRIDNETRLALNQQLFKSVIEALRDAKSEREVDDIDAKFNLHFPPGEVDIEDGQFKRPKRKSLYSICHKAGLWEVANKFGASSEQFGLLLSLDKILDELEDGKETPEEIAANFTCALFETPQDVLKGARHMAAVEIGCEPNVRKHVRSIFMEKAVVSTSPTPEGNMAIDPYHQLASVKWLCNKPLCEFVDAQWLLIQRGEEEKLLQVTIKLPEEIQKKLLSDASEYYLSERVSRSAQLWNEQRKMILEDSFLTFILPSMEKEARSLMTARAKNWLLMEYGKQLWTKVSIAPFKRKDADIDSEDESESRVMACCWGPGKPATTIVMLDSAGEMVDVLYAGSISVRSQAVAEQQRKKNDHQRVLKFMTDHQPHAVCVGAANMACRQLKDDIYEVIFKIVEDHPKDVSQDLEYISIVFGDESLPRLYENSRVSADQLPGQPGIVKRAVALGRYLQNPLAMVATLCGPGKEILSWKLCPLEHFLTPDEKYEVVEQVMVDATNQVGVDINLAASHEWLFAPLQFISGLGPRKASALQRAFVRAGSIFNRKEIPMGKILRKKVFINAVGFLRVRRSGAAAASSHIMDLLDDTRIHPESYDLAKNLAKDVYAEDVPNETNDMDDDVQEMAIEHVRERPHMLKVLDINEYAKSIFNRYGTNKRETLYDIKMELLHGFQDWRTPFKEPAAEEEFAMLSGETDDTISEGRIVQVTVRHVQESRIICAFDSGLKGMIFPDDFSDEGYDHEKVHEGDILTCKIKHVNKNRLVVYLTSKASDLRKRPYNIHNRDPYYHEDEASLRSELEKARKDKERAKKHFRPRMIVHPRFQNLTADEAMEYLSDKEPGESIIRPSSKGPSFLTLTLKVFDGVYAHKEIVEGGKDHKDITSLLRLGRTLTIDKDTFEDLDEVMDRYVDPLVTQLKHMLSYRKFRKGTKAELDDLLRAEKAANLMRIVYCFGISHEHPGTFILSYIRSTNPHHEYIGLYPKGFRFRKKDFDDVDRLVAYFQKNIDKPPPDAGPSIRTLAAMVPMKSPAWVSSSGGYVGSASAGSNDGWRGDRERPSTPGSRTGDRFDSRSTGSRDVHPSGLPRPGRGRGRGRGRENNFGSEDCDSDYGSAKWGSNENDGLSTFPGAKVQNSPGRDPWGWGSAGSGGGQGGISTGGGNGGGDWGSGYATDRGGDKWGGGGIKGAWSEGGSGGSSWGTGGNIGGGNGRSPAPGWGGNSSGGGDGGGGGWGGGTSFGGRPGGVLSEELANPNKSGGGLAAGFGASSTGWSDSRRSIPSQPDTGNGWSGGW